The DNA region AGTAGGTCAGTGGGTAAGAAAAGGTGAGCTTATAGGATATAGTGGAAATACAGGACTTAGCAGTGGTCCACATCTTCACTATGAAGTTAGATTTTTAGATCACTCTCTTGATCCGCTTAGTTTTATTAAATTTAATAATATTTTTTATGATGAGAGAAAAGTTCCTTGGCAAGGGATTTTAAGAGCTATTTCGGAGTTTTAAATGCAAAGTGAAGTTTATGGGTATTTTTTAAACAACCACAAAGATATTTTGATATGTGAAGATGACAAAGAAGCATTCAAATGTTCTCAGGCTACTAAATTTGCAGGATATGAAAGCTTTATTTTACCTGATTTTAGGGCTGTAAAAGGTGATGATTTAAGATCTTTTTATGGAGAGCTTATTGGCATAAGCAAAGAGCTTAATAGCTTTTATAAAAGCAAAGCAAATAAAAAAGTTATAATAACGCCTATTAAAACAATTTTAAATCCCCTTCCTGCAAAATCTCATTTAAAATCAATTTTTATAAATTTTGGTGACAAAATAGAACAAAATGAATTTAAAGATGAAATTTCAAGACTTGGATATGAGGTTGTAGATATCGTACAAATGCAAGGAGAGATTAGTTTTAGAGGTGAAATTATAGATATTTTTCCTATAAATAGTGATGAACCTTTTAGAATTTTACTTGATATTGATGAAGTCGAAAGTATTAGAAAGTTTGATCTAATTACTCAAATAAGTGATAAATTTGAACTTGAAAGCTTAGAAATTTCGCCATTTGTTGCGAATTTAAATAAAGATGAGTTTGATAAGATGAGTCAAAAGATTAAATCTTTGCAAAACAGTGCTTTGATTGATGATATGAACTCTTTGGGATTTTGGGCGATTGATGGCTTTATAAATTATTTAGAAAATTTCAGTTTTATTAGTATAAAAGACTTTAAAGAAAGAGAATTTGGGAGTTTAAATATACCTAAAAATTTAGAAGTTTTACCAAAAGCTAAAGTTTATAAAGACCTAGATATTACTTTTTCAAATGAACTTTTGGAATTTCATAAAGAAAAACATATTAAAATACTAGCTTCAAGCCAGGCTATATTTGAGAGTTTTGACCTTAAAAATAGTGATAATGTAGAACTTATAAAAAGTGATTTAATCCTAAATTTAATAAGCAAAGATGAGATAATAATTTCTTTAAATAAAAAAGCATCTAAAAAAAGAACAAGAAAAGCAAGTATTGTAATTGATGAGCTTAAAATTGGCGATTTTGTCGTACATGAAAACCATGGAATAGGCAAATTTGCAGGACTTGAAAAAATCACTGTTATGGGAGCTACAAAAGAGTTCGTTTCTATCTTATATCAAAATGATGATAAGCTTTTGCTTCCTGTTGAAAATTTAAATTTAATTGATCGCTATATTGCAGATTCTGGTGCTGCTATTTTAGATAAGCTTGGAAAAGGAAGTTTTGCAAAAATTAAAGAGCGTGTTAGAGTTAAACTTTTTGAAATAGCTTCTAAAATCATAGCTTTAGCTGCAAAAAGAGAACTTATAAAAGGAAAAGTCATCTCTTTAAACAACCCTTTAATTTTGCAAGAGTATTCAGAATTTACAAGTAAAGCTGGTTTTGTTTATACAAAAGATCAACAAAATGCAGTAGATAATATTATAAAAGATTTTCAAAGTGGTAAAGTCATGGATAGGTTGATAAGCGGAGATGTTGGTTTTGGAAAAACTGAAGTTGCAATGAATGCTTCATTTTTAACTATTAAAAATGGCTTTCAAGTTCTATTTTTTGTACCAACTACACTTCTTTCATCGCAGCACTATCAAACCATAAAAGAGAGATTTAGTGTATTTAATATAGATGTTTATAGGTGTGATAGATTTACAAGTACTGCTAGCAAAAATGCTTTGAAAAAGGCTTTAAGTGATGGAAAGCCTTTGATTTGCATAGGAACACACGCACTTTTAAATTTAAAAGCTTCAAATTTAGGACTTATAATCATAGATGAAGAGCATAAATTTGGAGTAAAGCAAAAAGAAAAATTAAAAGAACTTTCTAATAATTCCCACCTTTTAAGCATGAGTGCAACTCCAATTCCAAGAAGTTTAAATATGGCATTAAGTTCCATTAAGAGCTATAGCACCTTACTAACTCCACCAGATGATAGATTAGATGTTAGAACTATTGTTAAAGAATTTGATGAGAAAATTATAAAAGAGGCGATTTTAAGAGAGCTTAGAAGAGGTGGGCAAATTTTTTATGTTCATAATCATATCGCTTCAATTAATAAGGTAAAAAATGAGCTTTTAGAAATCTTGCCAAATTTAAAAATTTTAGTTTTGCACTCAAAAATTGAGCAAAAAACAACAGAAAATGAAATAGAAAAATTTATAAATAAAGAGTATGATTTAATGCTTTGTACAAGCATCGTAGAAAGTGGCATCCACATGCCAAATGCAAATACAATGATAGTAAATAATGCAAATAAATTTGGCATAGCAGATCTTCACCAGCTTAGAGGGCGTGTTGGAAGAAGCAGCATACAAGGGTATTGTTACTTTTTAATAGAAGATAAAAATGCCTTAAGTAAAGACTCGTTAAAACGCCTTGTTGCGCTTGAAAGCAATTCATTTTTAGGAAGTGGTTCGGTTTTAGCTTATCATGATTTAGAAATCAGAGGTGGGGGAAATTTAGTCGGAGAGGCTCAAAGTGGGCATATTGAGGCTATTGGATATAGTTTATATTTAAGAATGCTTGAAGATGAGATAAATGCACTTTTAAATAAAAAATCAAACACACTTATAAATGTTGATATAAAGCTTAGCATAAATGCTTTTTTAAACTCAGAGTTTATAAAAGAAGATAGATTAAGACTTGATTTATATAAAAGATTAAGCAAAGCTCAAGATGAGAGTGAAATTTATGATATAAAAGCTGAAGTTGAGGATAGATTTGGTAAAATAGATGAGTTTTCTAAACAGTTTTTTTGGCTTATGATAATAAAAATTTTAGCTATAAAAAACGGTTTTAAACAAATTTCAAACTATGAGATGAATATAACTTTAACAAAACTTGATGATTCAAAAGTTGTTATAAAATCAAATAGTAAAGATGATGATGACATCTTAGAGGCAATTTTAATATATTTGCGAAAACTTGATAAAATTAAATAATTTTAAGGAGATAAAATGCGTATGAATTACGCCTTAAATGATGAGGATTTTTTAAACTCACTAAGTTCTTTTGACTTAGAAATAGTTGAAAAAGTTAAAAAGCTTTATTTAGAATGGTTTGATGAGCATAAATTTAGTGAAAATAGATTTGAAGAATTAAGAGCTTTTATGAGAAAAACTTTACAAAATCCCAAAAATTTAGAAATTTTTAAAAGGCTAGATTAATGAATTATTTAGACATAAAACAGGTTATAAGTTTGCATGATGATATAATGGATGAAATCGATGGTTTAAAAGGCTATAACAAAACTCAGGCAAACTATCTTGAAGCTTCACTTGAGCACATAACAAACAATGAGTATTATTTAACATTTTATGATAAATTGGCTCATTTAATTTATTCTATTATAAAATTCCATCCATTTTATAATGGCAATAAAGCAGTTGCAATTTATACTGGAATGGCCTTTATGCTTATTAATAAAAGCGATATCGCAAATAATGATTTTTTAATACATAATTTTTATGCAAAAATGGAAAATGCTACCACAAAAATAGCCAAAAATGAGATAACAAAAGATGATTTAACTCAAATTTTAATTGAAATTTTAAAAGGTACAGGTTTTGAAAAATTTTGATAGCTTAAATTTAAAAACTACAAATTTAGACAATAAAAATTTTCAAATTTCAAAAAATATAGAGTGGGAAACAACCAAAGCTGCTATTTTTAGAAAGAGCAAAAACGCTTTAAAAAAAGTTAGTGATATAGATTTTATAGATATTGATTTACTTGTTGGACTTGATAGACAAAAAGATGAAATTATAAAAAATACTAAAAATTTTTTAGACGATAAAGGTGCGAATCACGCGCTTTTATGGGGAGATATGGGTTGTGGAAAAAGTAGTCTTTGCAAGGCTGTTTTTACTATGTTTTTTAATCAAAACTTAAGAGTAATTGAAATTTCAAAGCATGATTTAGAAAGTTTGATAGATATTTTAGATGAAATTAGAGAAATTAATGAGTATAAGTTTATAATATACATTGATGATTTGAGTTTTGAAGATGGTGATTTTAGCTATAAGTTTTTAAAACCTGTATTAGAAGGAAGTATTGAGCTTCCACCAAAAAATGTCTTAATCTATGCCACTTCAAATCGAAGACACTTAGTAAATGAAAAGATGAGTAATGAAATTCACGAAAAAGAAGCTGTTAATGAAAGGCTTTCATTAGCTCAAAGATTTGGACTTCAAATAAGCTTTTACGAGGGTGGATTTAGCGAGTATTTAGATATAGTCGATAGTTATTTTAAGGGCTTTAAAGGCGATACTAGCAAACTTCATTTAAAAGCCAAGCAATTTGCAATGCTTAGAGCAAGTAGAAGTGGCAGAGTTGCAAAACAGTTTTATTTAGCTTTTAAAGATGAGTTTAAAAATGATAAAAAGTGAGATTAGATGAGTAGTAATGAGTTGTTTGAACTTTTATATAATGAAATAAATTTGAAAAATCACTTTTGGTGGCCTAATTATGGTACTTTTGAAGTAGTAGTTGGAGCAGTTTTAACCCAAAATACAAAGTGGCAAAATGTTGAAAGCTCACTTTCAAACTTAAAAAATAAGGGCGTTTTAAGTATAGAAGGAATTTTAAGCTTAGATGATGAAACTTTGGCAAATTTGATAAAGCCAAGTGGCTTTAATAATGTAAAAACCAAAAGACTTAAAAATTTATTAAGTGCTATTAATTTAGAATTTGGTGACTTTGAAAATTTTAAAGATAGTGTTGATAAAGAGTGGTTAATTTCTCAAAAAGGCATTGGGGCTGAGAGTTGTAGCGCGATTTTATGCTACGGGTGTGAGCGTGATGAGATGGTTGTTGATAACTATACGATAAAAATACTTAATTTTTTAAACTATGAGTTTGAAAGCTATCTTGAAGCTCAAGAATGGCTTTGTGGGGTGGATTTTGATATGCTTAGTAAAAAGTATGATTTTAAAAGTTTAAATGAGTTATATTGTGCATATCACGGGCTTTTTGTCGAGTTTGGAAAAGAGCATATTAAAGGGTATAAATTTTCACAACACGCTAAAAATTTACTTACAAAGCTTATGTAAAATTAATGCAAATACATTTTTAAAAATAAAAATATCAATATTGCCAATAAGCACTAAATATATAAATTTTTTATATTATAACTAAGCTATATTTGTATTTTTTTATAAAAAATATGGCATTTTGGCATATTTAAAATACTTTATAATTTAAAATCCAATTAAACATATTTACTAATTTATACGGAATTTATACAATTTATAATAAATTTTCAACTTTATATAAAAAATAAAGCTTCAAATAAAGAAAAATATGCTAAATTTCATAAATCTTATTCAAAAAAAAGGATTTGTATGGAATTTACTCAAATTTCAGATGGTGTTTTTAAAGCAAATTTTGCTTTTTTAGAAATTATTAAAAAAATAGCTGGTAGTGATATTTTTTATCGCGTAAATTTAGACTTTTATGCTACCTTGATATCGGTTTGTGCAGTGCTTTATCTAGGAGCTATCATTACTAGAAGAGTTCAATTTTTAGATAAATATAGTATTCCTATTCCAGTAACTGGTGGTCTTATCATAGCTGTAGTTTTGTTTTTAACTCAAATTTTATTTAATGTTAAAATTGGCTTTCAAGAAAGCATTAAAGACCCACTTATGCTTATGTTTTTTACCTCTGTTGGTCTTGGTGCTGATATTGCAAGTCTAAAAAAAGGTGGAAAACTTTTAGTTTTATTTGGAATTTCGGTTTGCCTGTTTTTATTCGTTCAAAATATCATTGGCGTAAGTGTCATGTCAATGATGGGAGAAAATCCTTTACTAGGACTTCTTGCTGGATCCATTACTCTAAGTGGTGGGCATGGAACCGGTGCTGCTTGGGGAGATGTATTTAGCAATGCTCCATATAATTTTATAGCTGCAAAAGAAGTTGCTATGGCAAGTGCTACTTATGGACTTATCGCAGGTGGTCTTTTGGGCGGACCAATAGCACAAAACATTATAAGAAAGTATAATCTTAAATCAAATGAAGTTGAGGTTGAGCATGATACTAGTGATGAAGTCTTTGCAGAACCACAAGTAGAAAGACTTATAACCGCTGGATCATTTGTCCAAAGTCTTGGGCTTTTTGCTCTTGCTATGTTTATAGGAACTACAATTTCTGCTCTTACAAAAGGCTCTCTTATAACTTTACCTACTTTTGTTTGGTGCTTATTTTCTGGAATTATTATAAGAAATACGCTAAGTTATGCAAATATTCATCAAGTTTTTGATAGAGAAATAGGCGTTATAGGAAATGTTAGTTTAGGCTTATTCCTAGCAATGGCAATAATGACTTTAAATTTAGTTGAGCTTACAAAACTTGCTATTCCTTTAATTGTTTTACTTGCCATTCAAACTGTTGTTATAGCAATTTATGTTAGATATGTAACATTTGGAATTTGTGGAAGAGATTATGATGCTGCTTGTTTAGTTGCTGGACATTGTGGTTTTGGTATGGGTGCAACACCAACAGCAGTAGCAAATCTTCAAGCAGTAACCTATAACTTTGGGCCATCAAGAATTGCATTTATTGTAGTTCCTATAATGGGAGGATTTTTTGTAGATATTGCAAATGCCTTAACTATTAAGTTATTTTTATTCTTACCGATGTTTGCTTAATAACTTGGTTTAACCCCTTATTTAAGGGGTTAAGTTTTTTAATCTTCAACCAAAACAGAGGCTGGATTTATACTATCACCATAAATAGGCTTTATAGTTTCATCATAGGCTTTATGAAAGAATTTCTCACTATTTAGTTTTGTAATTAGTTCATTTATCCACTCTAATAACTCTTTATTTCCTTTTTTAACAGCTGGAGCTATAACATCGTGCTCGCCAATACTTTCGATACCTACTTTAAACTCAGGATTGTTTTTAACCCATGCAAATAAAAGTGTATTATCATGAGCTAAAGCTTCTCCACGACCATCAAGCAAGGCTGCAAAAGTTTCAGTATTTTGGTCAAATTTCATAGTTTTTAAATTTTTATAGTTTTTTGTAAAATAAATATCTGCAGTTGTTCCTTTATTTAAAAGTAAAGTTTTTCCTTTTAAGTCATCAACACTTTTTATATCACCATTTTTACTAGCAACACCGATGCTTACTTTCATATATGGCTTTGCAAAGTCAACAACTCTTGCTCTATCTTTTGTTTGAGTA from Campylobacter ureolyticus includes:
- a CDS encoding type II toxin-antitoxin system death-on-curing family toxin is translated as MNYLDIKQVISLHDDIMDEIDGLKGYNKTQANYLEASLEHITNNEYYLTFYDKLAHLIYSIIKFHPFYNGNKAVAIYTGMAFMLINKSDIANNDFLIHNFYAKMENATTKIAKNEITKDDLTQILIEILKGTGFEKF
- the gltS gene encoding sodium/glutamate symporter, with the translated sequence MEFTQISDGVFKANFAFLEIIKKIAGSDIFYRVNLDFYATLISVCAVLYLGAIITRRVQFLDKYSIPIPVTGGLIIAVVLFLTQILFNVKIGFQESIKDPLMLMFFTSVGLGADIASLKKGGKLLVLFGISVCLFLFVQNIIGVSVMSMMGENPLLGLLAGSITLSGGHGTGAAWGDVFSNAPYNFIAAKEVAMASATYGLIAGGLLGGPIAQNIIRKYNLKSNEVEVEHDTSDEVFAEPQVERLITAGSFVQSLGLFALAMFIGTTISALTKGSLITLPTFVWCLFSGIIIRNTLSYANIHQVFDREIGVIGNVSLGLFLAMAIMTLNLVELTKLAIPLIVLLAIQTVVIAIYVRYVTFGICGRDYDAACLVAGHCGFGMGATPTAVANLQAVTYNFGPSRIAFIVVPIMGGFFVDIANALTIKLFLFLPMFA
- a CDS encoding ATP-binding protein: MEWETTKAAIFRKSKNALKKVSDIDFIDIDLLVGLDRQKDEIIKNTKNFLDDKGANHALLWGDMGCGKSSLCKAVFTMFFNQNLRVIEISKHDLESLIDILDEIREINEYKFIIYIDDLSFEDGDFSYKFLKPVLEGSIELPPKNVLIYATSNRRHLVNEKMSNEIHEKEAVNERLSLAQRFGLQISFYEGGFSEYLDIVDSYFKGFKGDTSKLHLKAKQFAMLRASRSGRVAKQFYLAFKDEFKNDKK
- the mfd gene encoding transcription-repair coupling factor, with the protein product MQSEVYGYFLNNHKDILICEDDKEAFKCSQATKFAGYESFILPDFRAVKGDDLRSFYGELIGISKELNSFYKSKANKKVIITPIKTILNPLPAKSHLKSIFINFGDKIEQNEFKDEISRLGYEVVDIVQMQGEISFRGEIIDIFPINSDEPFRILLDIDEVESIRKFDLITQISDKFELESLEISPFVANLNKDEFDKMSQKIKSLQNSALIDDMNSLGFWAIDGFINYLENFSFISIKDFKEREFGSLNIPKNLEVLPKAKVYKDLDITFSNELLEFHKEKHIKILASSQAIFESFDLKNSDNVELIKSDLILNLISKDEIIISLNKKASKKRTRKASIVIDELKIGDFVVHENHGIGKFAGLEKITVMGATKEFVSILYQNDDKLLLPVENLNLIDRYIADSGAAILDKLGKGSFAKIKERVRVKLFEIASKIIALAAKRELIKGKVISLNNPLILQEYSEFTSKAGFVYTKDQQNAVDNIIKDFQSGKVMDRLISGDVGFGKTEVAMNASFLTIKNGFQVLFFVPTTLLSSQHYQTIKERFSVFNIDVYRCDRFTSTASKNALKKALSDGKPLICIGTHALLNLKASNLGLIIIDEEHKFGVKQKEKLKELSNNSHLLSMSATPIPRSLNMALSSIKSYSTLLTPPDDRLDVRTIVKEFDEKIIKEAILRELRRGGQIFYVHNHIASINKVKNELLEILPNLKILVLHSKIEQKTTENEIEKFINKEYDLMLCTSIVESGIHMPNANTMIVNNANKFGIADLHQLRGRVGRSSIQGYCYFLIEDKNALSKDSLKRLVALESNSFLGSGSVLAYHDLEIRGGGNLVGEAQSGHIEAIGYSLYLRMLEDEINALLNKKSNTLINVDIKLSINAFLNSEFIKEDRLRLDLYKRLSKAQDESEIYDIKAEVEDRFGKIDEFSKQFFWLMIIKILAIKNGFKQISNYEMNITLTKLDDSKVVIKSNSKDDDDILEAILIYLRKLDKIK
- a CDS encoding 3-methyladenine DNA glycosylase, with translation MSSNELFELLYNEINLKNHFWWPNYGTFEVVVGAVLTQNTKWQNVESSLSNLKNKGVLSIEGILSLDDETLANLIKPSGFNNVKTKRLKNLLSAINLEFGDFENFKDSVDKEWLISQKGIGAESCSAILCYGCERDEMVVDNYTIKILNFLNYEFESYLEAQEWLCGVDFDMLSKKYDFKSLNELYCAYHGLFVEFGKEHIKGYKFSQHAKNLLTKLM
- a CDS encoding cysteine ABC transporter substrate-binding protein is translated as MKFFKLFLGIFFALNLVNAASLDEIKERGSIKIGVFGDKPPFGYIDENGKNQGFDVALAKQMSKALFGDENKVEYTVVEAASRVDFLRANKVDVILANFTQTKDRARVVDFAKPYMKVSIGVASKNGDIKSVDDLKGKTLLLNKGTTADIYFTKNYKNLKTMKFDQNTETFAALLDGRGEALAHDNTLLFAWVKNNPEFKVGIESIGEHDVIAPAVKKGNKELLEWINELITKLNSEKFFHKAYDETIKPIYGDSINPASVLVED